A region from the Sandaracinus amylolyticus genome encodes:
- a CDS encoding rhodanese-like domain-containing protein, with product MSDANESGALDHLVPPIGAAPPEERMLRANWISSVERSPNGFPLLWPEFVARQGRAVRVIDVREPDELVGPLGHIPGCDWIPASRVGSLVERLDRDAKIVLVSRAGERSGPLARELEVAGMRFVASMIGGMVAWRSLGFAVSRDSSILARRDVLRDVSDVPARPGPLGIDAVREHVGDPLTVRWVKMASLLLHGRLSCVDGRDETGVIGTPGGDSGELLLALHALERVIGRELRAGEVAELLARRVDTFGRFYMHGDVHAANTMIAALRGDRRFDEALDGIDETMQWRRFFERPPEPVRELLLEYSVQPPHVGCGHLKLMMQEHAQYEARPQLVRDVLRAFHRLRWNGAADVEFVPLPGGHQEGAVVNVRVHDELRSYTPVPLVSPKGMGTQMFVNHPQVVDALRLETASFLCEQGDLVPIDASRREALLTEMSALSQVRLMATLGRLAKGLPIYDLTFDRRGRVSVEHVGHVP from the coding sequence ATGAGCGACGCGAACGAGAGCGGAGCGCTCGACCACCTGGTTCCACCGATCGGCGCCGCGCCCCCCGAGGAGCGCATGCTGCGCGCGAACTGGATCTCCAGCGTCGAGCGCTCGCCGAACGGCTTTCCGCTGCTCTGGCCCGAGTTCGTCGCGCGACAAGGCCGCGCGGTGCGCGTGATCGACGTGCGCGAGCCCGACGAGCTCGTCGGCCCGCTCGGTCACATCCCGGGCTGCGACTGGATCCCCGCGAGCCGAGTGGGCTCGCTCGTCGAGCGCCTCGATCGCGACGCGAAGATCGTCCTCGTCTCGCGCGCCGGCGAGCGCTCGGGCCCGCTCGCGCGCGAGCTCGAGGTCGCGGGGATGCGCTTCGTCGCGTCGATGATCGGCGGCATGGTCGCGTGGCGCTCGCTCGGCTTCGCGGTGTCGCGCGACTCCTCGATCCTCGCCCGGCGGGACGTGCTGCGCGACGTCTCCGACGTCCCTGCGCGCCCGGGTCCGCTCGGCATCGACGCGGTGCGCGAGCACGTCGGCGATCCGCTCACCGTGCGCTGGGTGAAGATGGCGTCGCTCCTGCTTCACGGTCGGCTCTCGTGCGTCGACGGGCGCGACGAGACCGGCGTGATCGGCACGCCGGGCGGCGACTCCGGCGAGCTGCTGCTCGCGCTGCACGCGCTCGAGCGCGTCATCGGGCGCGAGCTACGCGCCGGTGAGGTGGCGGAGCTGCTCGCGCGCCGCGTCGACACCTTCGGCCGCTTCTACATGCACGGCGACGTGCACGCAGCGAACACGATGATCGCGGCGCTGCGCGGCGATCGCCGGTTCGACGAAGCGCTCGACGGCATCGACGAGACGATGCAGTGGCGCCGGTTCTTCGAGCGTCCGCCCGAGCCGGTGCGCGAGCTCCTGCTCGAGTACTCGGTGCAGCCGCCGCACGTAGGGTGCGGGCACCTCAAGCTGATGATGCAGGAGCACGCCCAATACGAGGCGCGCCCGCAGCTCGTGCGCGACGTGCTGCGCGCGTTCCATCGACTGCGCTGGAACGGCGCGGCCGACGTCGAGTTCGTGCCGCTCCCCGGCGGTCATCAGGAGGGCGCCGTCGTGAACGTGCGCGTGCACGACGAGCTGCGCTCGTACACGCCGGTCCCGCTGGTGTCGCCGAAGGGCATGGGCACGCAGATGTTCGTGAACCACCCGCAGGTCGTGGACGCGCTGCGCCTCGAGACGGCGAGCTTCCTCTGCGAGCAGGGCGATCTCGTGCCGATCGACGCGAGCCGTCGCGAGGCGCTGCTCACGGAGATGAGCGCGCTCTCGCAGGTGCGCCTCATGGCGACGCTCGGGCGTCTCGCGAAGGGTCTTCCCATCTACGACCTCACGTTCGATCGACGCGGTCGGGTGAGCGTCGAGCACGTCGGGCACGTGCCCTGA
- a CDS encoding lysophospholipid acyltransferase family protein yields the protein MLTLIRRQSRLVRVAAWTSWVLSCAGVIERFSRDRDAVIDDWKLRWARGMRSIVGLDPTLVHGEPSLSSERGRLIVANHRTPLDIVTLLSLFGGHFLANHKVSRAPIVGRGAHRIGTVFVDRGDRRSGAAAIRQMRALLEAKRTVIVFPEGTTFAGDEVRPFKGGAFSAAAGLQVDVVPVGIAYTPGHEYADGSLGAHVRAFLARPRTPAWVSIGEPLEMPSVRRGFEDEVRGHVQSLVERSRRASIDALGDRARPALPEPAAVLPETAVPPEASAEPQEDR from the coding sequence ATGCTCACGCTCATTCGCCGCCAGTCGCGCCTCGTCCGCGTCGCCGCTTGGACCTCGTGGGTGCTCTCGTGCGCCGGCGTCATCGAGCGCTTCTCGCGCGATCGTGACGCGGTCATCGACGACTGGAAGCTGCGCTGGGCGCGCGGGATGCGCAGCATCGTCGGGCTCGATCCCACGCTCGTGCACGGCGAGCCCTCGCTCTCGTCCGAGCGCGGTCGGCTGATCGTCGCGAACCACCGCACACCGCTCGACATCGTCACGCTGCTCTCGCTCTTCGGCGGTCACTTCCTCGCGAACCACAAGGTCTCGCGCGCGCCGATCGTCGGGCGCGGCGCGCACCGCATCGGCACCGTGTTCGTCGATCGCGGCGATCGCCGCAGTGGGGCCGCCGCGATCCGTCAGATGCGCGCGCTGCTCGAGGCGAAGCGCACCGTCATCGTGTTCCCCGAGGGCACCACCTTCGCGGGCGACGAGGTCCGTCCGTTCAAGGGCGGCGCGTTCAGCGCTGCCGCGGGCCTGCAGGTCGACGTCGTGCCGGTGGGCATCGCGTACACGCCGGGCCACGAGTACGCCGACGGCAGCCTCGGCGCGCACGTGCGTGCGTTCCTCGCGCGTCCTCGCACGCCGGCGTGGGTGTCGATCGGCGAGCCGCTCGAGATGCCGTCCGTGCGACGCGGCTTCGAGGACGAAGTGCGAGGTCACGTGCAGTCGCTCGTCGAGCGCAGCCGCCGCGCGTCGATCGACGCGCTCGGTGATCGCGCGCGCCCTGCCTTACCCGAGCCCGCCGCTGTGCTGCCCGAGACGGCCGTGCCGCCCGAGGCCAGCGCGGAGCCCCAGGAGGATCGATGA
- a CDS encoding acyl-CoA thioesterase, translating to MSHEGTPPPRSPRASYTEMTELVLPQHSNAIGSAFGGTVLAWMDVCAAIAAQRHCGRVAVTAAIDNVKFLAPMRVGDVVVLAARVNAAFSSSVEVEIEVQVEDRATMHRRLCVDAFMTFVCVDETGKAVKVPPLLCETADDERRAKEAAARRARRLAER from the coding sequence GTGAGCCACGAAGGAACGCCCCCGCCTCGTTCTCCGCGCGCGTCGTACACCGAGATGACGGAGCTCGTGCTGCCGCAGCACTCGAACGCGATCGGGAGCGCGTTCGGCGGCACCGTGCTCGCCTGGATGGACGTGTGCGCTGCGATCGCCGCGCAGCGCCACTGCGGGCGCGTCGCGGTCACGGCCGCGATCGACAACGTGAAGTTCCTCGCGCCCATGCGGGTCGGCGACGTCGTCGTCCTCGCGGCGCGCGTGAACGCGGCGTTCTCGAGCTCGGTCGAGGTCGAGATCGAGGTGCAGGTCGAGGATCGCGCGACGATGCACCGCCGCCTCTGCGTCGATGCGTTCATGACCTTCGTGTGCGTCGACGAGACGGGCAAGGCGGTGAAGGTCCCGCCGCTCCTCTGCGAGACCGCGGACGACGAGCGGCGCGCGAAGGAAGCCGCAGCGCGCAGGGCGCGGAGGCTCGCGGAGCGGTGA
- a CDS encoding helix-turn-helix domain-containing protein has protein sequence MRGPRPVREAPASRVTSITVHRPSAPLADLVELFWAADSYVAQAPRERVLPSGAQSLVIHLDERPLRIYAGEDATDATDVPGAILCGARQAPLVIDTALGPTVGVEFKPGGARPFFDLPADALTGQVVSLDALWGTSARALRERLMETPSPLARAQLLEALLLRRLDRSFELGAALRLSLEAFEHRELTSVAEVNRRTGLSPKRLLALFREEIGLSPKAFWRIRRFRAALRDLDHGALRGAALAAEHGYFDQAHFVREFRSLAGSTPREYLSARVVGSDHVSVLR, from the coding sequence ATGCGCGGTCCGCGGCCGGTGCGAGAGGCGCCCGCTTCTCGCGTCACGAGCATCACGGTCCATCGACCGAGCGCGCCGCTCGCGGATCTCGTCGAGCTCTTCTGGGCGGCCGACAGCTACGTCGCGCAGGCCCCGCGCGAGCGGGTGCTTCCGAGCGGCGCGCAGTCCCTCGTCATCCATCTCGACGAGCGCCCGCTGCGCATCTACGCCGGCGAGGACGCGACCGACGCGACCGACGTCCCGGGCGCGATCCTGTGCGGCGCGCGGCAGGCTCCGCTCGTGATCGACACCGCGCTCGGCCCCACCGTCGGCGTCGAGTTCAAGCCGGGGGGCGCGCGCCCGTTCTTCGACCTGCCCGCCGACGCGCTCACCGGCCAGGTCGTCTCGCTCGACGCGCTATGGGGCACGTCGGCGCGCGCGCTGCGCGAGCGGCTGATGGAGACGCCGTCGCCGCTCGCGCGGGCGCAGCTCCTCGAAGCGCTGCTGCTGCGCCGCCTGGATCGCTCGTTCGAGCTCGGCGCGGCGCTGCGCTTGTCGCTCGAGGCGTTCGAGCATCGCGAGCTCACGTCGGTGGCCGAAGTGAATCGCCGCACCGGCCTCTCGCCGAAGCGTCTCTTGGCGCTGTTCCGCGAGGAGATCGGCTTGAGCCCCAAGGCGTTCTGGCGGATCCGTCGGTTCCGGGCCGCGCTGCGCGATCTCGATCACGGCGCGCTCCGCGGCGCCGCGCTGGCCGCCGAGCACGGCTACTTCGATCAAGCGCACTTCGTGCGCGAGTTCCGCTCGCTCGCAGGATCGACGCCTCGCGAGTACCTGTCGGCCCGCGTCGTCGGCAGCGACCACGTCTCGGTCCTCCGGTAA
- a CDS encoding ABC transporter ATP-binding protein, with amino-acid sequence MGPSESERPTLKGLTRLLAMEGRLVTAAALSATAAAALALVPFFVVARMATAIYATPPDLGTVRSLALVAAVALALRYVLVAGANVLAHVAAFRTLHALRLALAKKLGAVPLSFFGRRSAGELRKTLMDDVSQIEVFVAHHFPDAVAASVVPIATAIALLWIDWRMALASIAMAPLAVGAMAVAMRGAGAAHEQWNEIQSRTNRSLLEYLRGIQVIKTFGLSAQRFGELSRSIEEGLAWMEGFMRTNGRGYGAFGALIGSSLVVLVPLGGALYAGGTLSLDSFVLFLVLGPQLLMSLMRLMFAWGNVERIEAGNARIQAILAAPDLENAPGTARPAHDGIAFRGVGFRYDDDGPEVLHDVSFEVPAGKVTALVGPSGAGKTTLVRLVPRLWDTTSGAVELGGVDVRALPLDALLSRVSMVFQDVFLFHGTVRDNLRLARPDATDAEIDAACRAARAYDFIQALPQRYDTLLGERGARLSGGEKQRLSIARALLKDAPVLLLDEATAFADPENEARIQEALSELCAGRTVLVVAHRLSTVATADHIVVLDDGRVSDRGTHEELLARCALYQRLWKSHTDALDWSLGDTDEPPVAQEVA; translated from the coding sequence ATGGGACCGAGTGAGAGCGAACGACCCACGCTGAAGGGCCTGACCCGGCTGCTCGCGATGGAGGGCCGGCTCGTCACCGCCGCCGCGCTCTCGGCGACGGCGGCCGCGGCGCTCGCGCTGGTGCCGTTCTTCGTCGTCGCGCGCATGGCGACCGCGATCTACGCGACGCCTCCGGACCTCGGCACGGTCCGCTCGCTGGCGCTCGTCGCCGCGGTCGCGCTCGCGCTGCGATACGTGCTCGTCGCGGGCGCGAACGTGCTCGCGCACGTCGCGGCGTTCCGCACGCTCCACGCGCTGCGCCTCGCGCTCGCGAAGAAGCTCGGCGCGGTGCCGCTCTCGTTCTTCGGCCGTCGCAGCGCGGGCGAGCTGCGCAAGACGCTGATGGACGACGTGAGCCAGATCGAGGTGTTCGTCGCGCATCACTTCCCCGACGCCGTCGCGGCCTCGGTCGTGCCCATCGCCACCGCGATCGCGCTGCTCTGGATCGACTGGCGCATGGCGCTCGCGAGCATCGCGATGGCGCCGCTCGCCGTCGGGGCGATGGCGGTCGCGATGCGCGGCGCCGGCGCGGCGCACGAGCAGTGGAACGAGATCCAGAGCCGCACGAACCGATCGCTGCTCGAGTACCTGCGCGGGATCCAGGTCATCAAGACGTTCGGTCTCTCCGCGCAGCGCTTCGGCGAGCTCTCGCGCTCGATCGAAGAAGGGCTCGCGTGGATGGAGGGCTTCATGCGCACGAACGGCCGCGGATACGGCGCGTTCGGGGCGCTGATCGGCTCGAGCCTCGTCGTGCTGGTGCCGCTCGGCGGCGCGCTCTACGCGGGCGGGACGCTCTCGCTCGACTCGTTCGTGCTCTTCCTCGTGCTCGGCCCGCAGCTCCTCATGTCGCTGATGCGGCTGATGTTCGCGTGGGGGAACGTCGAGCGCATCGAGGCCGGCAACGCGCGCATCCAGGCGATCCTCGCGGCGCCCGATCTCGAGAACGCGCCCGGCACCGCCCGCCCTGCGCACGACGGCATCGCGTTCCGTGGCGTCGGCTTCCGCTACGACGACGACGGCCCCGAGGTGCTCCACGACGTCTCGTTCGAGGTCCCCGCGGGGAAGGTCACGGCGCTGGTCGGACCTTCGGGCGCGGGCAAGACCACGCTCGTCCGGCTCGTCCCGCGGCTGTGGGACACGACGAGCGGCGCCGTCGAGCTCGGCGGCGTCGACGTGCGCGCGCTCCCGCTCGACGCGCTGCTCTCGCGCGTCTCGATGGTGTTCCAGGACGTGTTCCTCTTCCACGGCACCGTCCGCGACAACCTCCGTCTCGCGCGGCCCGACGCGACCGATGCGGAGATCGACGCAGCCTGCCGTGCCGCGCGCGCGTACGACTTCATCCAGGCGTTGCCCCAGCGCTACGACACGCTGCTCGGCGAGCGCGGCGCGAGGCTCTCCGGCGGCGAGAAGCAGCGCCTCTCGATCGCGCGCGCGCTGCTCAAGGACGCGCCGGTGCTGCTGCTCGACGAGGCGACCGCGTTCGCCGATCCCGAGAACGAAGCGCGCATCCAGGAGGCGCTCTCCGAGCTGTGCGCGGGCCGGACGGTGCTCGTCGTCGCGCACCGGCTGTCGACCGTCGCGACCGCGGATCACATCGTCGTGCTCGATGACGGCCGCGTGTCGGATCGCGGCACGCACGAGGAGCTGCTCGCGCGCTGCGCGCTCTACCAGCGTCTGTGGAAGAGCCACACCGACGCGCTGGACTGGTCGTTGGGCGACACGGACGAGCCTCCGGTCGCGCAGGAGGTGGCGTGA
- a CDS encoding ABC transporter ATP-binding protein has protein sequence MLREVFLLGERLAGRRDARLRRGLVLAFVEALTIAAPYGVVLFVVREALEQRLTTTLTWWATCAIAVSVLLRLVFSRGAMSNIFTAAHALMGQARIRAADHMRRLPMGFFTRRRSGELAGVLTTDLALVEDVWSHTVGVFAASFALPMLVGLGLCVLDWRLGLVVLAALPVALVVLAATTPVFVREIDAVLDAGADVSARVVEYVQGIAVLRAFGRHGDVYQRLVSAMERLRDALIRADVFPSPLLAAFGFVIEVSFVAVAYAGSELALRGSIEPGVLLVFLVVTVGVVQQVAGLGVALLLLRASQRALGRVDRLLAEVPLAEPAVSARPIERFDVEVDAVSFAYEEHAVLEGVSVTFPERSLTALVGASGSGKSTLVHLVARLWDVPRGRGAIRIGGVDVRDVPFEQLHQHIAMVLQDVVLFSGTILENLLVGRPDASREDVERAAKAARAHDFITALPDGYDTVLGEGGGTLSGGERQRLSIARAILKDAPIVLLDEATASVDASAEAEIQRAIDELVAKKTVVVIAHRLRTVRRAHRIVVLDRGRVAECGTHDALIAADGVYAALWREQERAKGWRLARSA, from the coding sequence ATGCTCCGGGAGGTCTTCCTGCTGGGCGAGCGGCTCGCGGGGCGGCGCGACGCGCGCCTGCGGCGCGGTCTGGTGCTCGCGTTCGTCGAGGCGCTCACGATCGCGGCGCCGTACGGCGTCGTGCTCTTCGTCGTCCGCGAGGCGCTCGAGCAGCGGCTCACGACGACGCTGACGTGGTGGGCGACGTGCGCGATCGCGGTGTCGGTGCTCTTGCGTCTCGTCTTCTCACGCGGCGCGATGTCGAACATCTTCACCGCCGCGCACGCGCTCATGGGCCAGGCGCGCATCCGCGCGGCGGACCACATGAGACGCCTGCCGATGGGGTTCTTCACGCGGCGCCGCAGCGGCGAGCTCGCAGGCGTGCTGACGACGGACCTCGCGCTCGTCGAGGACGTGTGGTCGCACACCGTGGGTGTGTTCGCGGCGAGCTTCGCGCTGCCGATGCTCGTCGGGCTCGGCCTGTGTGTGCTCGACTGGCGCCTCGGGCTCGTCGTGCTCGCCGCGCTGCCGGTCGCGCTCGTCGTCCTGGCCGCGACCACGCCCGTCTTCGTGCGTGAGATCGACGCGGTGCTCGACGCAGGCGCCGACGTGAGCGCGCGCGTCGTCGAGTACGTGCAGGGCATCGCCGTGCTCCGCGCGTTCGGCCGCCACGGTGACGTCTACCAGCGCCTCGTGAGCGCGATGGAGCGCCTGCGCGACGCGCTGATCCGCGCCGACGTGTTTCCGTCGCCGCTCCTCGCGGCGTTCGGCTTCGTGATCGAGGTGAGCTTCGTCGCGGTCGCGTACGCCGGCAGCGAGCTCGCTCTCCGCGGATCGATCGAGCCCGGCGTGCTGCTCGTGTTCCTCGTCGTGACGGTCGGCGTCGTGCAGCAGGTGGCTGGACTCGGCGTGGCGTTGCTGCTCTTGCGCGCGTCGCAGCGCGCGCTCGGCCGCGTGGACCGGCTGCTCGCCGAGGTGCCGCTCGCGGAGCCGGCGGTGAGCGCGCGGCCGATCGAGAGATTCGACGTCGAGGTCGACGCTGTGTCGTTCGCGTACGAGGAGCACGCGGTGCTCGAAGGAGTCTCCGTCACGTTCCCCGAGCGCTCGCTCACCGCGCTCGTCGGCGCTTCGGGATCGGGCAAGTCGACGCTGGTCCATCTCGTCGCGCGCCTCTGGGACGTCCCGCGGGGCCGAGGCGCGATCCGCATCGGCGGCGTCGATGTCCGCGACGTGCCGTTCGAGCAGCTGCACCAGCACATCGCGATGGTGCTCCAGGACGTCGTGCTCTTCTCCGGCACGATCCTCGAGAACCTGCTCGTCGGGCGACCCGACGCCTCGCGCGAGGACGTCGAGCGGGCCGCGAAGGCCGCGCGCGCGCACGACTTCATCACCGCGCTGCCGGACGGCTACGACACGGTGCTCGGCGAGGGCGGCGGAACGTTGTCGGGCGGCGAGCGCCAGCGTCTGTCGATCGCGCGCGCGATCCTCAAGGACGCGCCGATCGTGCTGCTCGACGAGGCGACGGCCTCCGTCGATGCATCCGCGGAAGCCGAGATCCAGCGCGCGATCGACGAGCTCGTGGCGAAGAAGACGGTCGTGGTGATCGCGCATCGGCTCCGCACGGTTCGTCGCGCGCATCGCATCGTCGTGCTCGATCGAGGTCGTGTCGCCGAGTGCGGCACGCACGACGCGCTGATCGCCGCGGACGGCGTCTACGCCGCGCTGTGGCGCGAGCAGGAGCGCGCGAAGGGCTGGCGCCTCGCGAGGTCGGCCTGA
- a CDS encoding thiamine pyrophosphate-binding protein: MLHGGRIVARALKNEGITHVFTLCGGHIQNIYDGCLDEGIRVVDTRHEQTAGHAADGYARVTGKPGVALVTAGPGVTDVVTAVANAQRAGVPMICIGGAGPVAYKHMGSLQDMDHVELMKPITKWSATVTETRRLEEFVTTAFRVATTGVPGPVFLEVPLDILMNFATDQQIIRPTQYRSELTPSPSKEAIEAAAKLIDGAERPMVICGSQLRWSRDKGALERFLAKRPMPAFLNGMARGALAPSHPCFMSRSRRAALAGADVVIVLGTPFDFRVDYGREGTWAKDVKVIQIDLDPEELGRNRAVDVGIPADSGHALAALEQAIAKKDGGDWLATIRADEEGRQGKMRAEIASGATSPPNPLWVCSELAKYVQDDTIVIGDGGDFVATAAYTLPIRWPGLWMDPGPLGTLGVGPGYAMAAKLARPESRVILVYGDGSFGLHGLEFEAMARQGIKVVGVVGNDACWTQIYRGQRDIFGAERTPATKLAYTRYDLVAEAVGAKGFYAETPDQVKDALQKAFECPEPALVNVKIGSSDFRKGAISV; encoded by the coding sequence ATGCTCCACGGCGGTCGGATCGTCGCACGCGCGCTCAAGAACGAAGGGATCACCCACGTCTTCACGCTCTGCGGCGGGCACATCCAGAACATCTACGACGGGTGTCTCGACGAGGGCATCCGCGTGGTCGACACGCGCCACGAGCAGACCGCGGGACACGCCGCCGACGGCTACGCGCGCGTGACCGGCAAGCCGGGCGTCGCGCTCGTCACCGCGGGCCCGGGCGTGACCGACGTCGTCACCGCGGTCGCGAACGCGCAGCGCGCGGGCGTGCCGATGATCTGCATCGGCGGCGCGGGCCCGGTCGCGTACAAGCACATGGGCTCGCTGCAGGACATGGATCACGTCGAGCTCATGAAGCCGATCACGAAGTGGTCGGCGACCGTGACCGAGACGCGACGCCTCGAGGAGTTCGTCACGACCGCGTTCCGCGTGGCGACGACCGGCGTGCCCGGCCCGGTGTTCCTCGAGGTCCCGCTCGACATCCTCATGAACTTCGCGACGGACCAGCAGATCATCCGTCCGACGCAGTACCGCAGCGAGCTCACGCCCTCACCCTCGAAGGAGGCGATCGAGGCCGCCGCCAAGCTGATCGACGGCGCAGAGCGCCCGATGGTGATCTGCGGCTCGCAGCTTCGCTGGTCGCGCGACAAGGGCGCGCTCGAGCGCTTCCTCGCGAAGCGTCCGATGCCGGCGTTCCTCAACGGCATGGCGCGCGGCGCGCTCGCGCCCTCGCACCCGTGCTTCATGTCGCGCTCGCGTCGTGCAGCGCTCGCGGGCGCCGACGTCGTGATCGTGCTCGGCACGCCGTTCGACTTCCGCGTCGACTACGGCCGCGAGGGCACGTGGGCGAAGGACGTGAAGGTCATCCAGATCGACCTCGATCCCGAGGAGCTCGGGCGCAATCGCGCGGTCGACGTCGGCATCCCCGCGGACAGCGGCCACGCGCTCGCGGCGCTCGAGCAGGCGATCGCGAAGAAGGACGGCGGCGACTGGCTCGCGACGATCCGCGCCGACGAAGAGGGCCGTCAGGGCAAGATGCGCGCGGAGATCGCGAGCGGCGCGACGAGCCCGCCGAACCCGCTCTGGGTCTGCAGCGAGCTCGCGAAGTACGTGCAGGACGACACGATCGTGATCGGCGACGGCGGTGACTTCGTCGCGACCGCGGCGTACACGCTGCCGATCCGCTGGCCGGGGCTCTGGATGGATCCCGGGCCGCTCGGCACGCTCGGCGTCGGTCCGGGCTACGCGATGGCGGCGAAGCTCGCGCGCCCCGAGAGCCGCGTGATCCTGGTGTACGGCGACGGCAGCTTCGGCCTGCACGGCCTCGAGTTCGAGGCGATGGCGCGCCAGGGCATCAAGGTCGTCGGCGTGGTCGGCAACGACGCGTGCTGGACGCAGATCTATCGCGGTCAGCGCGACATCTTCGGCGCGGAGCGCACGCCCGCGACGAAGCTCGCGTACACGCGCTACGACCTCGTCGCGGAAGCGGTCGGCGCGAAGGGCTTCTACGCCGAGACGCCGGACCAGGTGAAGGACGCGCTCCAGAAGGCATTCGAGTGCCCCGAGCCGGCGCTGGTGAACGTGAAGATCGGCTCGTCTGATTTCAGAAAGGGCGCGATCTCGGTCTGA
- a CDS encoding DUF695 domain-containing protein, which produces MSAKGDPVLRVIAERWKSAAPPVDAVFEYHAARPGGGAHGAMLLDFGPVSFAVQDFRFVIEVDDARRRVHVDAWHPSFATAPQKLRMTATFIALDSVLGEDDVERWIGSVDVLPRAPDGGIDFFALLQVTDRLRPRAAERRFAILRGALPSGDPLFVSVDLALKRVDHLLLDTHAELESQLHDPTSDGLSTSVEAQALSRAEDALHARLGDRAVFIARETREGRRVLHFHIASDGGALATMRTWAREIDWETLVRASPDPSWRVLERW; this is translated from the coding sequence GTGTCGGCGAAGGGCGACCCCGTGCTGCGTGTCATCGCCGAGCGATGGAAGAGCGCCGCGCCGCCTGTGGATGCGGTGTTCGAATATCACGCGGCGCGGCCTGGCGGCGGAGCGCACGGAGCCATGTTGCTGGATTTCGGACCGGTGTCTTTCGCGGTGCAGGATTTCCGGTTCGTCATCGAGGTCGACGACGCTCGGAGGCGGGTCCACGTGGACGCCTGGCATCCTTCGTTTGCGACTGCGCCGCAGAAGCTGCGGATGACCGCGACGTTCATCGCGCTCGACAGCGTCCTGGGCGAGGACGACGTCGAGCGATGGATCGGCTCCGTCGACGTGCTCCCGCGTGCCCCCGACGGCGGCATCGATTTCTTCGCGCTGTTGCAGGTGACCGATCGCCTCCGTCCCCGCGCAGCGGAGCGTCGGTTCGCGATTCTGCGCGGCGCGCTGCCGAGCGGCGACCCGCTTTTCGTTTCGGTGGATCTCGCGCTCAAGCGCGTCGACCACCTCTTGCTCGATACGCATGCCGAGCTCGAGTCGCAGCTCCACGATCCGACTTCCGACGGACTCTCGACGAGTGTCGAAGCGCAGGCGCTGAGCCGAGCTGAGGACGCGCTCCATGCTCGGCTCGGCGACCGCGCGGTGTTCATCGCGCGCGAGACGCGTGAGGGCCGACGCGTTCTCCACTTCCACATCGCGTCGGACGGCGGGGCGCTCGCCACGATGCGCACGTGGGCGCGTGAGATCGACTGGGAGACACTCGTCCGCGCGAGCCCGGATCCATCGTGGCGCGTCCTCGAGCGTTGGTGA
- a CDS encoding DedA family protein, whose product MEQAVQFFVENGSYGLMIAALIAAGLGLPLPEDIVMISGAILAQRGLTDLWLTVAALAFGVFAGDSALFFLAKRIGPGIYKWRPIQRMMPEPRRRYVEGLMEKHGTLVVFFARHVAGFRGPTFAIAAIHGISYPRFIIADMLALAISLPLWMGLGWFFADSWDELFSHTQTAERAVMIGVLIIVVVLVVGHYVSKSIKKKLAEKVDREVVAEAREESSSTPPPSSSSSGKDAIAE is encoded by the coding sequence ATGGAGCAAGCGGTCCAATTCTTCGTCGAGAACGGGTCGTACGGGCTGATGATCGCGGCGCTGATCGCCGCAGGGCTCGGCCTGCCGCTCCCCGAGGACATCGTGATGATCTCGGGCGCGATCCTCGCGCAGCGTGGGCTCACCGATCTCTGGCTCACCGTCGCGGCGCTCGCGTTCGGGGTGTTCGCGGGCGACAGCGCGCTCTTCTTCCTCGCGAAGCGGATCGGGCCCGGGATCTACAAGTGGCGGCCGATCCAGCGGATGATGCCCGAGCCGCGGCGTCGCTACGTCGAGGGCCTGATGGAGAAGCACGGCACGCTCGTCGTGTTCTTCGCGCGCCACGTCGCGGGGTTCCGCGGACCGACGTTCGCGATCGCGGCGATCCACGGCATCTCGTACCCGCGCTTCATCATCGCGGACATGCTCGCGCTCGCGATCTCGCTGCCGCTGTGGATGGGCCTCGGCTGGTTCTTCGCGGACAGCTGGGACGAGCTCTTCAGCCACACGCAGACGGCCGAGCGCGCGGTGATGATCGGGGTGCTGATCATCGTCGTGGTGCTCGTGGTCGGACACTACGTGAGCAAGTCGATCAAGAAGAAGCTCGCGGAGAAGGTGGACCGCGAGGTCGTCGCGGAGGCGCGGGAAGAGTCGTCGAGCACGCCGCCGCCGTCGTCGTCGTCGTCGGGCAAGGACGCGATCGCAGAGTGA